The DNA segment CTGTTCCTAATATTTTTACACCATGTTTTTCTAATTTTGCAGCAAGATTAATTGCTGTTTGTCCACCGAATTGAACCACAACTCCAATTGGATTTTCATGGTTAATTATTGCCATTACATCTTCTTCTGTTAATGGTTCAAAGTAAAGTTTATCAGAAATTGTAAAGTCTGTTGATACAGTCTCCGGGTTATTGTTAACGATAATCGCTTCATAACCTGCATCTTTAATCGCCATTACAGCATGCACTGTTGCATAGTCAAACTCTACCCCTTGACCTATACGAATTGGCCCAGACCCAAGAACAACAATTTTCTTTTTATCACTAACAATAGATTCTTCTTCTTGCTCATAACTTGAATAGAAGTATGGTGTTTCTGATACGAATTCTGCTGCACAGGTATCTACCATTTTGAACACTGGCGTAATATTTTTTTCTTGACGTAGCATGTAGATTTCATCTTCTGTAGTATTCCAACGATGAGCAATTACTTTGTCAGAAAAACCATATTTTTTAGCATATTCTAATAAATCTGTATTACCTACATTATCTTTCAAATCATGTTCGATATCGATAATATTTTGCATTTTTTCTAAGAAAAACATATCTATTTTAGTTATATCATGGATATCTTTTGTGCTTTGTCCACGACGTAGCGCTTCTCCAATGAAGAATAATCTCTCATCACCTGCTTGTTTTACTTTATCCAAAATTTCTTCTAAAGTAAACTCATCACCATTAGGTAATCCTAAATGATGAACTCCGTATTCAAGAGAACGGATAGCTTTTAATAAACTTTCTTCATAAGTTCTACCCATCGCCATAACTTCCCCAGTAGCTTTCATCTGAGTTCCAAGTTTTCTATCAGCATTTTCAAACTTATCAAACGGGAAACGTGGGATTTTACTTACAACATAGTCAAGTGTTGGCTCGAAACATGCATAAGAATTTTTTGTAACTGGGTTTATAATTTCATCTAGTGTTAAACCAACTGCAATTTTTGCTGCGATTTTTGCAATTGGATATCCTGTGGCTTTTGAAGCTAGCGCTGATGAACGTGATACCCTTGGATTTACTTCGATAATATAATATTTGAATGATTCCGGATCAAGTGCAAGCTGAACATTACATCCACCTTCAATTTTTAATGCGCGAATAATCTTTAATGACACATCACGCAACATGTGATACTCTCTGTCCGTTAATGTTTGAGATGGCGCTACTACAACTGAATCCCCTGTATGAATACCAACTGGATCTATATTTTCCATATTACATACTACAATCGCAGTGTCATTTGAGTCACGCATTACTTCATATTCAATTTCTTTAAACCCAGCTATAGATTTTTCTAATAAACATTGTGTTACTGGCGAATAATGTAATCCACTACTAACAATTTCTTCTAAATCTTTTTCGTTATAGCAGATTCCTCCTCCAGTTCCTCCCATCGTAAACGCTGGACGAACAATTACTGGATAGCCAATCTCAGCGACAAAATCATATGCTTCCTCTACAGTAGTTATAATTGCAGATTCTGGAACTGGTTCATTGAGTTCATTCATAAGATTTCTAAATAATTCACGGTCCTCCGCTTGTTCTATCGAACTAAGTTTAGTTCCTAATAATTCCACTCCATATCTATCTAATACACCACTTTTGTGAAGTTCTACTGCAAGGTTAAGTCCTACTTGTCCTCCCAATGTCGGTAGCAGCGCATCAGGACGCTCTTTTCTTATAATTTTACTAACAAACTCCAAAGTTAATGGTTCCATATAAACTTTGTCTGCTATTTCTTTATCTGTCATTATCGTCGCTGGATTAGAGTTCACTAAAATAACTTCGTATCCTTCTTCTCTTAAAGAAAGACATGCTTGTGTCCCAGCATAGTCAAACTCTGCTGCTTGACCGATTGTAATCGGTCCAGATCCTATTACTAAAATAGTTTTTATATCATTACGTTTTGGCATTTTTATTCTCCTTAATTTAGCATTGATACTTTAGATTCTTACTATAAAATTTTGTGTTATTTTTTACTTTCTTTGAATTCTCTCATATTATCGATAAATTGATCGAATAAGTGGTTAGGGTCGTGTGGTCCTGGTGATGCTTCAGGATGGTATTGTACTGAAAATACTGGATATTTTTTATGACGAACACCTTCACATGTTTTATCATTTACTGAAAGATGTGTAAGTTCTAATTCTGTATCTTTTAATGAGTCAATATCAACACTATATCCATGGTTTTGTGATGTTATATCAACTTTACCTGTAAGTAAATTTTTAACCGGATGATTAGCTCCACGGTGCCCAAATTTTAATTTATAAGTTTTTGCACCAGACGCAAGCGATATAAGTTGATGTCCCATGCAAATTCCAAAAATTGGAATCTTAGGCATTACTTCTTTAAGCATTTCAATAGTTTCTGGAACATCTGTTGGATCTCCAGGTCCATTACTTAGCATTATTCCATCTGGATTTAATCTGAAAATTTCTGCAGCAGTTACGTTATGAGGTACTACTACGATATCACAATTACGTTCGTTTAACTCTCTTAAAATACCTGATTTCATTCCAAGGTCGACTAATACAACTCTATACCCATTACCTGATGATAAAAATGCTTTAGGTGTTGAAACTTGTTCAATTTGATTTGTTGGTAAATTAGTATTTCTTAATTTTTCCAATTCTTCTATTGGATCCATACAAAGATCTGTAATTATCCCTTTAATCGTACCGTGTTCTCTTATCTTTCTAGTTAAACTACGTGTGTCGATTCCTGAAATTCCTGGTATATCTAATTCCTTTAAAACCTCATCTAAACTATATTCTGTTCTAAAGTTTGATGGCTTTTTACAAACTTCACGAACAACTAAACCTTTAATGCTTGGATTAATTGTTTCAAAGTCATCTCTATTTATTCCATAATTTCCGATTAAAGGATACGTAAACGTAACTATTTGACCGTTGTATGATGGATCTGATAATGTTTCTTGGTATCCTGTCATTCCTGTATTAAATACTACCTCTCCTGCCATAGTTTTATTCGCACCAAAACCATAGCCTTTATAAACCGTTCCATCTTCTAATATTAGCTGTCTATCATAACTGTACATAGCTTTTCTCACTTTCTTAGTTTTTCATATTATTAAATTTTATATCTTATATATCAAATACTTCTGAATCTTTATAAGCTACTTTCCCTTCGCTTAGTGTTAAAACTGGTATTCCGTAAATTTCTTCACCTACATATGGTGTATTACGCCCTTTTGATAAGAATTTTTCTGGATCAATTTTTAATGATTTTTCTAAATCAATTACTACTAAATCTGCATATCCATTTTCTTCTAGGCGACCATAAGGTAATCCAAATGTATCTGCTACTTTTTCAGTCATTAATTTCACTAATAAATCTAGTGAGAATACACCAGTTTTTACAAATTTTGTATAAAGTTGACTAAACGCTGTTTCACTACCAACAATACCAAAAGCTGCTTTACGCATTGTTAAATCTTTTTCATGTGTTGCGTGTGGTGCATGGTCTGTAGCAATAACATCAATTGTACCATCTAATAATCCTGCTATTAAAGCATTTCTATCTTCTCGCGCGCGTAAAGGTGGATTCATTTTCCACATTCCATTATCTTCTGGAATATCCATTTCATCACTTATAAGATGGTGAGGACAAACTTCACATGTGACTTTTATTCCTGCTGCTTTTGCTTCTCTTACAACACGTACTGATTCTTTTGTTGATACGTGGCACACATGATAATGACAACCTGCTGCTTCTGCTAGTAACACATCACGTGCAATTTGAACACTTTCACAAACTGATGGTATACCCGGAAGATCAAGTTCACGACTACGACGACCGCAGTGCATACACCCCCCACGAATGAGTGAATTATCTTCACAGTGTGCAACGATAGCTTTGTTTAACTTCGCAGCAACCATCATTGATTCGTACATCATATTAGCGTCTTGAACACCACGACCATCATCACTAAATGCAAAAACATAGTCTACTAATTCCTCAAACTCAGCGTAATCCTTTCCTAGTTCACCTTTTGTAATTGCACCATATGGTATAGCTCGTATAACACTATCTCGTTCAATAATATCCAATTGTATTTTTAGATTTTCATAATTATCTGGTACTGGATCTAAGTTCGGCATTGGCATAGCTGTTGTAAATCCACCACGAGCTGCCGCACGAGATGCATGATAAATATTTTCTTTATATTCAAATCCTGGTTCTCTCCAATGAACGTGAACATCAATAAATCCAGGAGAAACAAACTTTCCTTCTAAATCTAAAACTTTCTCAACATTTTCTTGGATATTTTTATCAATTTTCACGATTTTTTTATCATCAATCAAAATATCCTTACTAACTAGAACCCCATTTTTTAAAATTTTACCATTTTTTAAAAGTAGCATATCTTTTCTCCTTCTTATAAATTATTATCTTTTATTATTTTTTCAATCATTGCTTGGCGCATAAACATACCATTTTTCATCTGTTCAAAGATTACAGATTTAGGTGCTTCAACTAATTCAGTATCAATTTCCATTCCACGATTAACTGGTGCAGGATGCATTACTATTGCACTTTCTTTCAATTTATTATAGCGTTCTTTTGTTAAGCCATAATTATTATGATATTCCTCTTTTGAAAGCCCCATTTTTGAATCATGCCTTTCATGTTGAACGCGCAGTAACATACAGACATCTACTTTATCGATAATCTCATCAAAATCAACTACATCTCCTAAAGTTTCATCTTTGAAGATATCTGGACATACAAATTTAACTTTAGCTCCTAATCTTGTCAACATATTATAATTACTTCTTGCGACACGAGAATTCCTAATATCACCAGCAATTATAATATTCAGATTTTCAAAAGTTCCAAATTTTTCGTACATTGTCATTAGGTCAAGTAGACACTGGCTTGGATGTTCTCCACTTCCATCACCACCGCTTAAAATTGGTATATTTAGGTTTGATAATTCATTGTAATATGCATCTTGGCTATGACGAATAACCAGCATATTGCAGCCTAACATCTCCAATGTTTTACAAGTATCATAAAGTGTTTCTCCTTTATTAACTGATGATGTTGCTGCATCAAAGTTTATAACATTAAATCTATGTTTATGCTCTGCAACCTCAAAACTGTGTTTTGTACGTGTTGAATTTTCAAAGAATAAATTCGCTACAAAAAGGTCTTCTCTAGCTTCTACCTTAGCTCCATTCTTAAGTTCTAAAGCACGAGTTATAAGTTCGTATACCTCTGCATTTGTTAAGTCTGACATTTTTACTATGTTCTTCATAGTGTTCCTCCATTTTTTTAATAAAAAATACCTTGCGTCCAAAGACAACAAGGCATGATTTCATAATCAACTTAAATTTAAATTCTAGTAATAGATACACTAAAACTTAGTTATATCTAAATACAGCTATACTATTCTAGTATATACTTTAAATTCAATCCCTTGTTAGCCTCTCTGGACTAGCTTAAAAAGACTTATATTTAAATTAATAATATTTCTTCACTTTTATCAACTTCTTTAAGATAAACTTTAACATTCTCTTTTTTCGAAGTTGGGATATTTTTTCCAATATGATCTGCACGAATCGGAAGTTCACGATGACCACGATCAACTAATATTGCAAGACGAATAGCTTTAGGACGGCTAACATCCATAATTGCATCAATAGCAGCACGTACAGTTCTTCCAGTGTATAATACATCATCAACAATAATAACAACTTTTTTATTCAAATCTAGTTTAAACTTCGGTGTTGTAATTTCAGGCTCAAAACTTTGCTTTTCAAGATCATCACGATAAAACTTAATATCTAAACTTTCAACTGGAATATTAATATTTTCAATCTCACCAATCTTTTGTTTTAATCTTTTAGCAATATAAATTCCTCTTGTTTGAATTCCTACTAAAACTATTTCTTCTAATTTATTTTGCTCAATAATTTCATTAGCAATTCTTGTAATCATTCTTGAAATCATTACTTCATCAAAAAGAACTCTTTTTTTCATACTTCACCTCAAAAAAATAACCTACTCATAAGAGCAGGACAGCATGTTTAAACTAGGTATATTCATTCCAATAAAACTAATCTTTGCTGACCTCTCTGGATCACATTAAAGATACATTATTTAAATTATTATTAGTATATATTATATTAGTAGAAATGTCAAATATTTACCTACCAACTTTGACTTAATAAAAGTACAAAACAATGGTATAATTACTTTATACAATAACTTAATTGAACGGAGAAAATTATGCTTTCGCTACTTATTAAAGAAGAAATTAAAAATTACTTTCCTGAGATGGTAAAATTACGTCGATATATGCATATGAATCCAGAAGTATCATTTCATGAAAAGAATACAGCAAAATTTATTGAAAATTATTTAAGAGAATTAGGTATTAAAGATGTTAAAACAAATATTGGTCTTAATGGTGTTGTAGCACGAATCAAAGGAAAAGACTCAAGTAAAACTCTTGCTTTCAGAGCTGACTTTGACGCGCTCCCTATCAACGATGAAAAAGATGTTGACTACAAATCTAAAATTCAAAATACCATGCATGCCTGCGGTCATGATGGCCACACAGTATCTTTACTTACTACTTGCAAAGTTTTAATGGAAAACATCGATAAACTTCCTTATGATATTGTCGCAATTTTCCAATATGGTGAAGAACAAGCTCCTGGTGGTGCTAAACCAATGATTGATGCCG comes from the Gemella morbillorum genome and includes:
- a CDS encoding aspartate carbamoyltransferase catalytic subunit — its product is MKNIVKMSDLTNAEVYELITRALELKNGAKVEAREDLFVANLFFENSTRTKHSFEVAEHKHRFNVINFDAATSSVNKGETLYDTCKTLEMLGCNMLVIRHSQDAYYNELSNLNIPILSGGDGSGEHPSQCLLDLMTMYEKFGTFENLNIIIAGDIRNSRVARSNYNMLTRLGAKVKFVCPDIFKDETLGDVVDFDEIIDKVDVCMLLRVQHERHDSKMGLSKEEYHNNYGLTKERYNKLKESAIVMHPAPVNRGMEIDTELVEAPKSVIFEQMKNGMFMRQAMIEKIIKDNNL
- the pyrR gene encoding bifunctional pyr operon transcriptional regulator/uracil phosphoribosyltransferase PyrR → MKKRVLFDEVMISRMITRIANEIIEQNKLEEIVLVGIQTRGIYIAKRLKQKIGEIENINIPVESLDIKFYRDDLEKQSFEPEITTPKFKLDLNKKVVIIVDDVLYTGRTVRAAIDAIMDVSRPKAIRLAILVDRGHRELPIRADHIGKNIPTSKKENVKVYLKEVDKSEEILLI
- the carA gene encoding glutamine-hydrolyzing carbamoyl-phosphate synthase small subunit, coding for MYSYDRQLILEDGTVYKGYGFGANKTMAGEVVFNTGMTGYQETLSDPSYNGQIVTFTYPLIGNYGINRDDFETINPSIKGLVVREVCKKPSNFRTEYSLDEVLKELDIPGISGIDTRSLTRKIREHGTIKGIITDLCMDPIEELEKLRNTNLPTNQIEQVSTPKAFLSSGNGYRVVLVDLGMKSGILRELNERNCDIVVVPHNVTAAEIFRLNPDGIMLSNGPGDPTDVPETIEMLKEVMPKIPIFGICMGHQLISLASGAKTYKLKFGHRGANHPVKNLLTGKVDITSQNHGYSVDIDSLKDTELELTHLSVNDKTCEGVRHKKYPVFSVQYHPEASPGPHDPNHLFDQFIDNMREFKESKK
- the carB gene encoding carbamoyl-phosphate synthase large subunit; its protein translation is MPKRNDIKTILVIGSGPITIGQAAEFDYAGTQACLSLREEGYEVILVNSNPATIMTDKEIADKVYMEPLTLEFVSKIIRKERPDALLPTLGGQVGLNLAVELHKSGVLDRYGVELLGTKLSSIEQAEDRELFRNLMNELNEPVPESAIITTVEEAYDFVAEIGYPVIVRPAFTMGGTGGGICYNEKDLEEIVSSGLHYSPVTQCLLEKSIAGFKEIEYEVMRDSNDTAIVVCNMENIDPVGIHTGDSVVVAPSQTLTDREYHMLRDVSLKIIRALKIEGGCNVQLALDPESFKYYIIEVNPRVSRSSALASKATGYPIAKIAAKIAVGLTLDEIINPVTKNSYACFEPTLDYVVSKIPRFPFDKFENADRKLGTQMKATGEVMAMGRTYEESLLKAIRSLEYGVHHLGLPNGDEFTLEEILDKVKQAGDERLFFIGEALRRGQSTKDIHDITKIDMFFLEKMQNIIDIEHDLKDNVGNTDLLEYAKKYGFSDKVIAHRWNTTEDEIYMLRQEKNITPVFKMVDTCAAEFVSETPYFYSSYEQEEESIVSDKKKIVVLGSGPIRIGQGVEFDYATVHAVMAIKDAGYEAIIVNNNPETVSTDFTISDKLYFEPLTEEDVMAIINHENPIGVVVQFGGQTAINLAAKLEKHGVKILGTALEEIDNAEDRDKFEELLRKLEIPQPLGKTAFDVETAVKNAEEIGYPVLVRPSYVLGGRAMEIVYEESELRRYMKTAVKLSPEHPVLTDRYLVGREIEVDAISDGETVIIPGIMEHIERAGVHSGDSIAVYPPQTLTQNEKDKLIEYTIKLAKGLNIVGLLNIQYVISKGEVFVLEVNPRSSRTVPFLSKITGVPMAKLAAGAIIGETLKSKGYETGLLPESTNVYTKVPVFSFQKLKDVDTTLGPEMKSTGEVMGSDSTLEKSLYKGLLAAGIKISDQGNILFTISDDDKQEALNIAKRFSDIGYNLLATEGTAKFLAENGLRVTAVGKINQSKYSVLDAIYNGDVDVVVNTTSKDKDVTKDGFKIRRVASEQEIVCLTSLDTADALLKVLESISFSILPL
- a CDS encoding dihydroorotase, with protein sequence MLLLKNGKILKNGVLVSKDILIDDKKIVKIDKNIQENVEKVLDLEGKFVSPGFIDVHVHWREPGFEYKENIYHASRAAARGGFTTAMPMPNLDPVPDNYENLKIQLDIIERDSVIRAIPYGAITKGELGKDYAEFEELVDYVFAFSDDGRGVQDANMMYESMMVAAKLNKAIVAHCEDNSLIRGGCMHCGRRSRELDLPGIPSVCESVQIARDVLLAEAAGCHYHVCHVSTKESVRVVREAKAAGIKVTCEVCPHHLISDEMDIPEDNGMWKMNPPLRAREDRNALIAGLLDGTIDVIATDHAPHATHEKDLTMRKAAFGIVGSETAFSQLYTKFVKTGVFSLDLLVKLMTEKVADTFGLPYGRLEENGYADLVVIDLEKSLKIDPEKFLSKGRNTPYVGEEIYGIPVLTLSEGKVAYKDSEVFDI